One window of the Candidatus Jettenia sp. genome contains the following:
- a CDS encoding 1,4-dihydroxy-6-naphthoate synthase, with amino-acid sequence MRLTLGFSPCPNDTFIFDALVNKKIDTEGLSFELTIADVEKLNKLAFQHSLDITKVSYYAYACLMQDYIVLDAGSALGNNCGPLLISKPENQNSKIEGLTIAIPGKYTTANFLLSLAFPEAMNKIEMLFSDIENAILQNNVDAGLIIHENRFTYQDKGLIKIIDLGEYWEAKTGLPIPLGGIVIKRSLPSAISQKVNHVLRKSVEYALANPASSREYVRQYAQEMAENVRKQHIQLYVNNYSISLGNTGRNAVKTLFEWAQKNTLIAKTMKDIFLSS; translated from the coding sequence ATGAGACTAACCCTCGGCTTCTCTCCCTGTCCCAACGATACCTTTATCTTTGATGCTCTGGTGAATAAAAAAATTGATACAGAAGGACTATCTTTTGAACTGACCATTGCGGATGTAGAGAAGCTCAATAAACTCGCTTTTCAACATTCATTGGATATTACGAAAGTCAGCTATTACGCTTATGCCTGTTTAATGCAAGACTATATAGTATTAGATGCCGGCAGTGCCTTAGGTAATAATTGTGGTCCATTATTAATCTCGAAACCCGAAAATCAGAACTCAAAAATTGAAGGCCTTACCATTGCTATTCCAGGAAAATATACTACCGCTAATTTTTTGTTAAGCCTGGCATTCCCTGAGGCAATGAACAAAATAGAGATGCTTTTTTCTGATATTGAAAACGCTATTTTACAAAATAATGTAGATGCAGGCCTGATTATCCATGAGAACCGATTTACGTATCAGGATAAAGGACTGATTAAAATCATTGATTTGGGAGAATACTGGGAAGCCAAAACAGGATTGCCTATCCCCTTAGGCGGTATTGTGATAAAAAGAAGCCTACCCTCTGCGATCTCACAAAAAGTGAATCACGTTTTAAGAAAAAGCGTGGAATACGCACTCGCAAACCCTGCTTCCTCCCGGGAATATGTTAGGCAATATGCCCAGGAGATGGCTGAAAACGTCAGAAAGCAGCATATTCAATTGTATGTAAACAATTACAGTATTAGTTTAGGAAATACTGGCAGGAATGCTGTGAAAACACTCTTCGAATGGGCACAGAAAAATACATTAATAGCGAAAACCATGAAAGATATTTTCTTATCTTCCTGA
- a CDS encoding efflux RND transporter periplasmic adaptor subunit, translating into MINKDLSKLKIDKSNVKYYHSTRKKLFFKILAFIGIPILGLILYLLIFNPVVEVEVTTVSKVYPSQMFTLLNASGYVVAQRKASVASKITGQIEWLGVEEGSQVKKGQIIARLEGKDAKAAREQAKANLDNAVSNLEMAKVEMNDALLHYNRQKELLSYGIVSQSEFDIAEARYKRAKAAVSAAESSIHAYKAALHSADVAVNYTYIRAPFDAVVLTKDADIGDIITPLGAAANAKAAVVTIADMDSLLVEADVSESNLQKVKVDQPCEIQLDALPETRFRGKVHMIVPTADRSKASVMIKVKFLDKDKRILPEMSAKVAFLERPVTEEEQKPKTAVNTETVVTYNSSKFAFLIRDNYVTKVPLTTGTQIGDMVEVLDGVKPGDKVVLNPPKTLKDGSRIKIEEK; encoded by the coding sequence ATGATAAATAAAGACCTGTCAAAATTAAAAATAGATAAATCCAATGTAAAGTATTATCACAGCACACGGAAAAAATTGTTTTTCAAGATACTGGCTTTTATAGGTATTCCCATACTAGGTCTCATTCTTTATCTATTGATCTTTAACCCTGTTGTTGAAGTGGAAGTAACAACCGTTTCCAAAGTATATCCTTCGCAAATGTTTACCTTATTAAATGCCAGTGGCTATGTCGTTGCACAACGGAAAGCTTCCGTAGCATCTAAGATTACCGGACAAATAGAATGGCTTGGGGTAGAAGAAGGAAGCCAGGTAAAGAAAGGACAAATAATTGCAAGACTTGAAGGTAAGGATGCAAAGGCTGCTCGTGAGCAGGCAAAAGCAAACCTGGATAATGCTGTTTCAAACCTGGAGATGGCAAAGGTTGAAATGAACGATGCCCTGCTGCATTATAATCGCCAAAAGGAGCTTCTTTCTTACGGGATTGTATCACAGTCTGAATTTGATATTGCAGAAGCACGTTACAAAAGAGCAAAGGCGGCAGTATCGGCGGCAGAATCGTCGATACATGCTTATAAAGCGGCGTTGCATTCCGCCGATGTTGCCGTAAACTACACCTATATCCGTGCACCCTTCGATGCTGTTGTACTAACCAAAGACGCCGATATTGGTGATATCATCACCCCACTAGGAGCTGCTGCGAACGCTAAGGCTGCGGTTGTGACTATTGCAGATATGGATTCTCTTCTTGTGGAAGCTGATGTCTCTGAATCAAATTTACAAAAAGTAAAGGTAGATCAACCCTGCGAAATACAGTTAGATGCCCTTCCGGAAACCCGCTTTCGCGGCAAGGTACATATGATTGTTCCAACGGCAGACCGCAGTAAAGCATCCGTTATGATAAAGGTTAAATTTTTAGACAAAGATAAACGTATCCTTCCCGAAATGAGCGCAAAGGTAGCCTTTCTTGAAAGGCCTGTTACAGAAGAAGAACAAAAACCAAAAACTGCAGTGAACACTGAGACAGTTGTAACATACAATAGCAGCAAGTTCGCTTTTCTTATAAGAGATAATTATGTAACGAAAGTCCCTTTGACTACTGGTACTCAGATTGGTGATATGGTAGAGGTACTAGATGGAGTTAAACCAGGGGATAAAGTAGTGCTAAATCCACCGAAAACTCTAAAAGATGGATCGAGGATTAAGATTGAAGAGAAATAA
- the mqnB gene encoding futalosine hydrolase, translated as MKILIVAATSCEIKPLLSALGQTDDEEFSTKTFQYHQLHLDVLITGVGLMQTAYFMGRRFVNHTYDLALNFGIAGSFNKNISIGEVANVTEEQIADLGAEDNGNFLDIIELKLLRPDQFPYNSGKLINKIPDWAQEISNLKIKVKGISVNTVHDNQQSIDKIIQKYQPDLESMEGAAFLYACLIENIPCLQIRAVSNYVENRNKDTWNIPLAIENLNKTAMKIIHHISGSVQL; from the coding sequence ATGAAAATACTCATCGTTGCAGCAACCTCCTGTGAGATTAAACCACTCTTATCAGCTCTTGGACAGACGGATGACGAGGAATTTTCAACGAAAACTTTTCAATATCATCAGTTACATTTAGATGTATTAATTACTGGTGTAGGATTGATGCAAACTGCTTATTTCATGGGAAGGAGGTTTGTTAACCATACCTATGATCTGGCATTAAATTTTGGTATAGCAGGAAGTTTCAATAAAAACATTTCAATCGGCGAAGTCGCCAATGTAACTGAGGAACAAATTGCTGATTTAGGCGCTGAAGATAACGGGAATTTTTTGGATATTATAGAATTAAAATTATTACGTCCTGATCAATTTCCATACAATTCTGGTAAATTAATAAATAAAATCCCTGATTGGGCTCAGGAAATATCCAATTTGAAGATAAAGGTAAAAGGCATTAGTGTCAATACCGTTCACGATAATCAACAGAGTATCGATAAAATTATTCAGAAATATCAACCTGATCTGGAGAGTATGGAAGGGGCTGCTTTTTTGTACGCCTGTCTGATCGAAAATATCCCCTGTCTTCAAATCAGAGCTGTTTCTAATTATGTTGAAAACCGAAACAAAGATACCTGGAATATCCCTTTAGCTATTGAAAATTTGAATAAAACTGCTATGAAAATTATCCACCATATATCCGGTAGCGTACAACTATGA
- a CDS encoding damage-inducible protein DinB, whose product MEYDFLVKTYETERIKTLSVWSMFRDEDLSVRPCPHDKRGRNAREHMIHQCMSENMWFCNMLGIDVSAPPLPKQETRLEFVKRYAEDSGKRLAALQKKDKVWWEEETAFFDVKRLRTWIMTRRIAHTAHHRGQQTMMLRMLKREIYSTYGPSADTGGLMQYHAPTIYPYPTIEALIESEITGRPKASLPGPGDKPCTERPDPE is encoded by the coding sequence ATGGAATATGATTTTTTAGTCAAGACCTATGAAACCGAAAGAATTAAAACACTGAGTGTCTGGAGTATGTTCAGGGATGAAGATCTTTCTGTACGCCCTTGTCCACATGATAAACGGGGAAGAAATGCGCGGGAACATATGATACATCAATGTATGAGTGAGAATATGTGGTTTTGCAATATGCTTGGAATTGATGTCAGTGCGCCACCTCTGCCGAAACAAGAAACCCGGTTGGAATTTGTCAAACGCTATGCTGAAGATTCTGGAAAGCGCCTTGCAGCTTTACAAAAAAAGGATAAAGTCTGGTGGGAGGAGGAAACTGCATTTTTTGATGTTAAGCGTTTGCGAACCTGGATCATGACCAGAAGGATTGCCCATACAGCACATCACAGAGGCCAGCAGACAATGATGCTTCGCATGCTAAAAAGGGAAATTTATAGTACGTATGGTCCATCGGCAGATACCGGAGGCTTGATGCAATACCATGCGCCAACAATCTATCCTTATCCTACCATAGAAGCCCTTATTGAAAGTGAGATCACAGGCAGGCCCAAAGCTTCGTTACCGGGACCCGGTGATAAACCATGCACAGAACGGCCAGATCCTGAATGA
- a CDS encoding molybdopterin-dependent oxidoreductase, translating to MTGEKFKSISRRLLLKTIGGVAVGFGLSKLSSAWTQASDQTVQPLPQFTGPDANPYWGSVGPFVVYPQKFPLIQLTDRPIQLETPRHYFLTPFTLNAAFYVRWHLDNIPNTVNLSEWRLFVEGNIEKPLALSLTDLINKFKPITIAAVNQCSGNSRSRFQPRVPGSQWGNGAMGNALMTGVYLKDLLNAARVKSGSLQIQFEGLDRGRGSKDKGSYRFQKSLNLNDPVIDEVIVAYEMNGEPLPMLNGFPVRLVVPGKFATYWIKALTWIRVLTEPDTNFWMAKAYCVPDTPRGNTTLNDVKDGRIKMIPIGTMPVRSFIITPDGSSKIPLEMPITVQGIAFSGYGKIVEVEFSENDGVTWHKTELGEDYGPYSFRTWKIPWTPKHMGKHVLAVRATDGKRNVQPDEGVWNPGGYLWNKIERQEVIVGAAQ from the coding sequence ATGACAGGAGAAAAATTCAAATCAATATCACGGAGACTCTTACTAAAGACAATTGGTGGAGTAGCAGTCGGATTTGGCTTGAGTAAGCTATCTTCAGCGTGGACGCAGGCATCAGATCAGACGGTACAACCACTCCCTCAGTTTACAGGACCTGATGCCAACCCTTACTGGGGATCGGTAGGCCCCTTCGTCGTTTACCCTCAAAAGTTTCCATTAATTCAGCTCACTGATCGGCCTATCCAGCTTGAGACACCACGGCATTATTTTCTCACCCCATTCACCCTAAATGCTGCTTTTTATGTACGATGGCATCTCGACAACATCCCAAATACGGTGAATCTCTCTGAATGGCGTCTTTTCGTGGAAGGAAATATTGAAAAGCCTCTAGCCTTATCCCTGACTGATCTCATAAACAAATTCAAGCCGATTACTATTGCTGCTGTTAACCAATGTTCTGGAAATAGCCGCAGTCGTTTCCAGCCCCGTGTACCTGGCAGTCAATGGGGCAACGGAGCTATGGGTAATGCCCTTATGACAGGAGTATACCTTAAAGATTTGCTCAATGCTGCACGAGTCAAATCGGGTTCATTGCAAATACAATTTGAGGGGTTAGACCGTGGCCGGGGATCAAAGGATAAAGGCTCATACAGATTTCAGAAATCCCTGAACTTAAACGATCCGGTCATTGATGAAGTCATCGTGGCATACGAGATGAATGGAGAACCCCTTCCCATGCTAAATGGCTTCCCGGTACGTTTGGTCGTTCCCGGTAAGTTTGCAACATACTGGATCAAGGCGCTAACCTGGATTCGTGTATTAACCGAACCTGACACCAATTTCTGGATGGCAAAGGCTTATTGCGTTCCCGACACACCCCGTGGCAACACTACTCTTAACGATGTTAAGGATGGCCGTATAAAAATGATTCCTATCGGAACCATGCCGGTACGCTCATTTATCATTACTCCGGATGGATCAAGTAAGATTCCCTTAGAAATGCCAATAACGGTACAAGGCATTGCCTTCAGCGGCTATGGTAAAATCGTTGAGGTGGAATTCTCCGAGAACGATGGTGTGACCTGGCACAAAACTGAGCTTGGGGAAGACTACGGTCCCTATTCTTTCCGTACCTGGAAAATTCCCTGGACCCCAAAACACATGGGTAAGCACGTACTTGCAGTGCGAGCAACAGACGGAAAAAGAAATGTTCAGCCTGATGAAGGAGTCTGGAACCCTGGAGGATATTTGTGGAATAAGATTGAGCGACAAGAAGTAATTGTGGGCGCTGCACAATAA
- a CDS encoding cytochrome c — MKKIRFTLGGLFLFLLGETVLAQDKLPGLVYSGQYLKSTLGSITQPDQMQHSLDAIYSVGEYPLSTPALISGKGQETTQISCRFCHSTTYITMQPPLPAATWKNEVYKMINAFGAPIPEADAKQIIAYLQSYYTPETRKQ; from the coding sequence ATGAAAAAAATAAGATTTACCTTAGGTGGACTTTTTCTCTTTCTTTTGGGTGAAACAGTTCTAGCGCAAGACAAACTTCCCGGTTTAGTCTATAGCGGTCAATATCTCAAAAGTACCCTGGGCAGCATTACTCAACCTGATCAGATGCAGCATTCGCTCGATGCGATATATAGCGTGGGAGAATATCCTCTCTCTACCCCTGCGTTAATTTCTGGTAAAGGCCAGGAGACTACCCAAATCTCCTGTCGATTCTGCCATAGTACTACTTATATCACTATGCAACCTCCTCTCCCAGCAGCTACATGGAAAAATGAGGTTTACAAGATGATCAATGCGTTTGGCGCTCCTATTCCGGAGGCTGATGCAAAGCAGATCATTGCCTACCTACAGTCGTATTACACACCAGAAACCCGGAAACAATAA